One region of Bombus affinis isolate iyBomAffi1 chromosome 3, iyBomAffi1.2, whole genome shotgun sequence genomic DNA includes:
- the LOC126914377 gene encoding microtubule-actin cross-linking factor 1, isoforms 1/2/3/4 isoform X34, whose protein sequence is MEFELDGSLKEWVKDKPLSILQLDPADRAVLRIADERDAIQKKTFTKWVNKHLKKASRHVGDLFEDLRDGHNLISLLEVLSGEHLPRERGRMRFHMLQNVQMALDFLRYKKIKLVNIRAEDIVDGNPKLTLGLIWTIILHFQISDIVVGQESNVTAREALLRWARRSTARYPGVRVTDFTGSWRDGLAFSALIHRNRPDLVDWKGARASQPRERLDRVFYVAEREYGVTRLLDPEDVDTPEPDEKSLITYISSLYDVFPEPPTIHPLYDAEDQRRSEEYRELASSLHMWIREKMCLMQERVFPPTLIEMKNLAAGSTKFKNEEVPPRYRDKQRLSYIFRDLQKYFEAVGEVDIEPHLRIEVIEENWNRLMMLHQEREQAIIDEIKRLERLQRLAEKVHREMKATDNRLEELERRVEDEARRLDRLHPLEAKHAVDLLEQDIRNTEVQIQNIFPDVHTLTEGRYSQAAELRKRVQKLHQRWVALRSLLHKRLVQPLSAVSFPVEERVVTKHRTTVHETRLVDTNPHFRALHDCIDWCKAKIKQLQDADYGSDLPSVQNELEVHQREHKNIEQFHPKVERCVQAKSHFHAEELTLYSQHLTVLQKLHTELLAASNKRLSDLDTLHDFIQSATNELVWLSSKEETEVTRDWSDKNLNVQSIEQYYESLMSDLEKREIQFSAVQDRGEALVLQHHPAAKTIEAYMSAMQSQWTWLLQLTLCLEVHLKHAAQSQQFFRDVQQAEQWISKRDESLNTIYSQSEFSLDEGERLLKGMQELREELNSYGDHVQKLVDQAKDVVPMKQRRQPVARPMQVTCVCSYKQVNMSIEKGEQCTLYDNSGRIKWRVKNQEGVESPVPGVCFALQPPDKDALDAAERLRRQYDRSVGLWQRKQLRLRQNMIFATIKVVKGWDLPQFLAMGQDQRTAIRKALNEDADKLLSEGDPADPQLRRLKRETAEVNKLFDELEKRARAEEESKNAGRIFNEQISAIQEALDEAERVLNTRIAAPLPRDIDSLEHLVLQHKDFEQTLKRQTSDLDKVQQTFRGITLKTPAMRNKLDAVTTKWTNIWNSSNLYIERLKCVEIVLSSLEENTTSVSELEVKLASFDELPPDLKGLQNVLEDLMVLQNAISQQQTAMDKLNEDTQNARHVVEKSRPSHRGSHSDMDRLDDEVNKLNSRWTNLCAQLVERVRSAEAAYGLAQQLEHAYRNEVDFIDESYEKLEVENAKNLLNKVVERAPAIEAVNVTGSRLIREGKIYGQRLRAFTEQLEDICPSLDASVKKPRREFVSTVDDVARDLDTLNKRYTTLVELLQERVTQLAAQQTEETSQQFQEALEGLQKWLTDTEEMVSNQKSPSSDYNVVKAQLQEQKFLKKMLMDQQNSMSSSYNMGQEVAAEAEPKEQKKIEKQLKDLMARFDNLTESAAKRMEALEQAMGVAKQFQDKLIPLQTWLDKTEKRVRDMELVPTDEEKIQQRVTEHDGLHEDILSKKPEFSELTEVASQLMSLVGEDEAAALADKLQDAADRYAALVERSESLGNLLQRSRQGLRHLVLSYQELQAWMEGMEIRLSKYRVLAVHTEKLLQQMEDLADLTEEVSTRQTEVDSTTDTGLELMKHISSDEALQLKDKLDSLQRRFNDLVSRGSDLLKHAQESLPLVQQFHDNHNRLMDWMQAAESALQSAEPREDEIIRLEMEISEYRPVLDKINAVGPQLSQLSPGEGAATIEALVIRDNRRFAAIAEQIQRKAERLQLSKQRSLEVIGDIDDLLEWFHEVDNQLREAEPPSSEPEIIRVQLKEHKALNDDISSQKGRVRDVISTAKKVIRENGQYEDKSTIRENMEDLRETMEIVSGLSMDRLGALEQALPLAEHLRDTHIDLVSWLEEAEQQVAMLPMPALRPDLIAAQQDKNEFLVQSINEHKPLVEKLNKTGEALLKLCNEEEGMKIQDILEADTTRYAALRAELRGRQQTLEQALQESSQFSDKLEGMLRALSSTADQVNGAEPISAHPGRLRDQMEENSALVDELAQRSEAYAAVRRAADDVISKAGNRADPAVKDIKRKLDKLNKLWSDVQKSTTDRGQTLDEALAIAEKFWSELNGVMSTLRELQDALAGQAPPAAQPAAIQQQQVALQEIRHEIDQTKPDVEQVRASGHELMGLCGEPDKPDVRKHIEDLDQAWDNVTALYARREENLIDAMEKAMEFHETLQNLLEFLQEAEDKFSSMGLLGSDIDEVKKQIKQLANFKAEVDPHMVKVEALNRQAAELTERTSSEQAAAIKEPLGAVNRRWDGLLRGLVERQRLLENALLRLGQFQHALDELLVWIEKTDDTLDNLKAVAGDPQVIEVELAKLKVLVNDIQAHQTSVDTLNDAGRQLIEDGKGTAEASTTAEKLGTLNRRWRDLLQRAADRQRELEDALREAQTFTAEIQDLLSWLGDVDNTIVASKPVGGLPETASEQLERFMEVYNELEQNRLKVESVLQQGQAYLKRADSTSAGGLNHNLRTLKQRWDNVTARASDKKIKLEIALKEATEFHDALQSFVDWLTNAEKILTNLKPVSRVMETILGQIEEHKAFQKDVGVHRETMLNLDKKGTHLKYFSQKQDVILIKNLLISVQHRWERVVSKSAERTRALDHGYKEAREFHDAWSNIMNWLDETEKTLDEVASDGALGGNDPEKIKARLNKHRELQKALSAKQGTYDATMKNGKSLKDKAPKSDEFALKELLNELKNKWTTVCGKCVDRQRKLEEALLFSGQFKDAIQALLEWLSKSEKQLADTGPLYGDLDTVMNLVEQHKTFEKDLESRVSQMESVIKTGRELLAKATPDDASAIGSQLAEINNLWDTVTKLSSDKTERLQEALREAERLHKAVHVLLEWLSDAEMKLRFAGQLPEDEQESRNQLMEHEKFLRELSTKEIEKDQTLELAHVILAKAHPDGALVIKHWITIIQSRWEEVSTWAQQRNQRLENHMRGLQDLDNLLEELLSWLEGLENTLNALEAEPLPDDKATLEMLIVDHREFMENTSRRQNEVDRVCKARQIKSAKDTMKITKAKSPAPTRASPGRERTPDLLPHIGPRFPPKGSKGAEPEFRSPRVKLLWDRWRHVWMLAWERQRRLQDKYNYIQELDRVANFSWEDWRKRFLKFMNHKKSRLTDLFRKMDKNNDGLIPREDFIQGIMNTKFETSRLEMGAVADLFDRHGEGLIDWKEFIAALRPDWEERRTYNDTDKIHDEVKRLVMLCTCRQKFRVFQVGEGKYRFGDSQKLRLVRILRSTVMVRVGGGWVALDEFLLKNDPCRAKGRTNIELREQFILADGVSQTMTAFRSKPSPTSTLQRTPISSANAGPITKVRERSARSVPMGQSRASRSSLSAGTPDSLSDNESSFKLGSARKTSTPYRSSMTPGGSRPSSRPTSRPTSRPTSRPGSRPASRQGSKPPSRYGSTQSLDSTDDSTNVSRIPRRTAVSTTGNTPTSSRHNSVSGKRLSVNGSSSRPRTPTGLVSPASGVPARFGTIHRASSIPTLTGVGTPISRSRIPVYVGTDIKSPQSTTSNISTHSTQSNYSTVSTDSTGSSSMCTNSATNTSSAVKRARTRTPSSGSSTPLPPSLKLSRKPSGASDTSVSTTPATKRKGKPTPIDQRAPFRL, encoded by the exons ATGGAGTTCGAGCTGGACGGAAGTCTAAAGGAATGGGTAAAGGATAAACCGCTGAGTATCCTGCAGCTCGATCCTGCTGACAGAGCCGTCTTACGGATTGCCG ACGAACGAGACGCGATCCAAAAGAAAACATTTACCAAATGGGTGAACAAGCATCTGAAAAAG GCCAGCAGACATGTCGGAGATCTGTTCGAAGACCTGCGGGACGGGCACAACCTCATTTCCTTGCTGGAGGTACTCTCGGGCGAGCATCTT CCGCGAGAGAGAGGTCGGATGCGTTTCCACATGCTGCAGAACGTACAAATGGCTCTTGACTTTTTGCGCTATAAGAAGATCAAGCTCGTTAATATTCGTGCTGAAGACATTGTCGATGGAAACCCAAAGTTGACTCTAGGTTTGATATGGACCATCATACTTCACTTCCAG aTATCCGATATCGTAGTGGGTCAGGAATCGAACGTGACTGCCCGCGAAGCTCTTCTGAGATGGGCCAGACGATCGACGGCGCGTTATCCTGGAGTGCGCGTCACGGACTTTACCGGATCGTGGAGGGACGGGCTAGCTTTCAGCGCATTAATCCATCGAAACAGACCAGATCTGGTCGATTGGAAAGGTGCTCGTGCTAGTCAACCACGAGAGCGGCTCGATCGGGTCTTCTACGTCGCGGAGCGCGAGTATGGCGTTACGAGGCTTCTCGATCCCGAAG ACGTGGACACTCCTGAACCGGATGAGAAGTCCTTGATAACGTACATCTCTTCGCTCTACGACGTGTTCCCGGAGCCGCCAACGATTCACCCGTTGTACGATGCCGAGGACCAGAGGCGCTCGGAGGAATATAGAGAGCTAGCTAGTTCCCTCCACATGTGGATCCGCGAAAAAATGTGCCTGATGCAGGAACGTGTCTTCCCGCCGACCTTgatagaaatgaaaaatttggcGGCCGGCAGTACGAAATTCAAGAATGAGGAAGTACCGCCCAGATACAGAGACAAACAACGACTTTCTTACATCTTCAGGGATTTGCAAAAGTACTTCGAAGCGGTCGGTGAGGTGGACATCGAACCTCACTTACGTATCGAGGTTATTGAAGAAAATTGGAATAGATTGATGATGCTGCATCAGGAAAGAGAACAGGCGATAATCGACGAAATTAAACG ACTCGAACGACTGCAACGATTAGCAGAGAAAGTGCACAGAGAGATGAAGGCGACCGACAATCGATTGGAGGAACTCGAGAGACGAGTGGAGGACGAAGCCAGGCGTCTCGATCGACTTCATCCTCTGGAAGCGAAACATGCGGTGGATCTTTTGGAACAGGATATTCGTAACACCGAGGTCCAGAtccaaaatatttttccagACGTGCATACACTTACCGAGGGGCGATACAGTCAGGCGGCCGAACTTCGCAAAAG AGTTCAGAAGCTACATCAACGGTGGGTCGCCCTGCGATCTCTTCTTCATAAACGTTTGGTACAGCCGCTGTCGGCCGTATCTTTCCCGGTAGAAGAACGCGTCGTTACGAAACACCGTACTACCGTCCATGAAACCCGATTGGTCGACACCAATCCACATTTCCGTGCGTTACACGACTGCATCGACTGGTGTAAGGCGAAGATCAAACAGCTCCAGGATGCAGACTATGGCTCCGATTTACCTAGCGTGCAGAACGAACTGGAGGTTCACCAAAGAGAACACAAGAATATCGAGCAGTTCCATCCTAAAGTGGAGAGATGTGTGCAGGCTAAGAGCCACTTTCACGCCGAGGAATTGACATTGTACAGCCAACATCTGACTGTTCTTCAAAAACTTCACACTGAATTATTGGCGGCCTCGAATAAGAGACTTTCCGATTTGGACACTCTACATGACTTTATACAATCGGCGACTAATGAACTGGTTTGGCTGAGTTCTAAGGAGGAGACGGAGGTGACACGCGATTGGAGTGACAAGAATTTGAACGTGCAAAGTATCGAGCAGTATTACGAG TCCCTTATGAGCGACCTAGAGAAGCGGGAGATTCAATTCTCCGCGGTGCAAGATCGAGGCGAAGCTCTGGTCCTTCAACATCATCCCGCCGCGAAAACAATCGAAGCTTACATGTCCGCCATGCAGAGTCAATGGACCTGGCTTCTTCAATTAACTCTTTGTCTAGAAGTTCATCTGAAACACGCAGCACAGAGTCAACAATTTTTCCGGGATGTTCAACAGGCTGAACAGTGGATCTCGAAGAGAGATGAGTCGCTCAACACCATTTATTCCCAATCAGAATTCTCCTTGGACGAGGGTGAACGTTTATTGAAGGGTATGCAAGAACTGCGCGAAGAATTGAATAGTTACGGCGATCATGTGCAGAAACTGGTTGATCAAGCGAAGGACGTGGTTCCTATGAAGCAACGTCGACAGCCTGTGGCACGGCCTATGCAAGTTACGTGCGTCTGCAGTTACAAACAAGTCAAC ATGTCGATTGAGAAGGGCGAACAGTGTACGTTATACGACAACTCTGGTAGGATAAAATGGCGCGTAAAGAATCAAGAAGGCGTCGAGTCCCCTGTTCCAGGCGTCTGCTTTGCTCTTCAGCCACCTGATAAGGATGCTCTCGATGCTGCGGAAAGATTGCGACGACAATATGATCGAAGCGTTGGATTATGGCAACGGAAACAGCTTCGATTACGACAAAACATGATTTTCGCGACCATCAAAGTGGTCAAAGGCTGGGATCTACCGCAGTTCTTGGCTATGGGTCAGGATCAGAGAACTGCTATCAGAAAAGCCTTGAACGAGGATGCTGATAAACTGCTGTCCGAGGGCGATCCTGCTGATCCACAATTGAGGCGACTGAAGCGAGAAACGGCCGAAGTGAACAAATTGTTCGATGAACTGGAGAAACGTGCCAGAGCGGAGGAAGAGTCAAAGAACGCGGGACGTATTTTCAATGAACAGATATCTGCCATTCAAGAAGCATTAGACGAAGCAGAGAGAGTTCTGAATACTCGCATAGCTGCGCCATTACCAAGAGACATTGACAGCTTAGAACATCTGGTTCTGCAACACAAAGATTTCGAGCAAACTCTCAAACGTCAAACATCAGATCTAGATAAAGTTCAGCAAACTTTCCGTGGTATTACTTTGAAGACTCCAGCCATGAGAAACAAGCTCGACGCTGTTACCACCAAATGGACAAATATTTGGAACTCGAGCAATCTGTACATCGAGCGGCTAAAGTGTGTTGAGATCGTGCTTTCTAGTCTTGAGGAGAACACAACCTCGGTATCCGAATTGGAAGTGAAATTGGCATCGTTCGACGAGCTGCCACCGGACCTGAAGGGATTACAGAATGTACTAGAAGATCTGATGGTGCTTCAAAATGCCATCTCTCAACAGCAAACTGCAATGGATAAACTGAACGAAGATACGCAGAACGCAAGACATGTTGTTGAAAAGTCGAGGCCAAGTCATCGTGGCTCTCATTCTGATATGGATCGCTTAGACGATGAAGTGAACAAACTAAACTCCAGATGGACCAATCTCTGTGCTCAGTTGGTCGAAAGAGTTCGCAGCGCGGAAGCAGCTTATGGCCTAGCTCAACAGTTAGAACATGCCTACCGTAACGAGGTTGACTTTATTGACGAATCGTACGAAAAACTCGAGGTGGAGAATGCGAAG AATCTATTGAACAAGGTGGTAGAACGAGCGCCGGCGATCGAAGCAGTAAATGTGACGGGCAGTCGATTGATTCGTGAAGGAAAG ATCTACGGACAAAGGCTTCGAGCGTTCACGGAACAGCTGGAAGATATCTGCCCGTCTTTGGATGCTTCGGTGAAAAAACCGCGACGAGAGTTCGTCTCAACGGTTGATGACGTCGCTCGTGATCTAGATACTCTGAACAAGAGGTACACCACGCTGGTGGAACTTCTTCAGGAACGGGTTACACAGCTGGCAGCGCAACAAACCGAGGAGACATCTCAACAG TTCCAGGAGGCTCTGGAGGGTCTCCAGAAATGGCTAACGGACACAGAGGAAATGGTATCCAACCAGAAATCACCATCGTCGGATTACAACGTAGTTAAGGCGCAATTACAAGAGCAAAAATTCCTGAAGAAGATGCTAATGGATCAGCAAAACTCAATGTCCTCCTCGTACAACATGGGCCAAGAAGTGGCGGCTGAGGCGGAGCCTAAGGAACAGAAGAAGATCGAGAAACAACTAAAAGATTTGATGGCAAGATTCGATAATCTTACGGAAAGCGCTGCTAAGAGAATGGAAGCACTCGAACAAGCGATGGGAGTAGCGAAACAGTTCCAGGATAAACTGATACCACTTCAAACTTGGCTGGACAAGACCGAAAAACGCGTGAGAGATATGGAGTTGGTTCCAACGGACGAGGAAAAAATCCAGCAACGCGTTACCGAACACGATGGTCTTCACGAGGATATTCTGTCAAAGAAACCTGAATTCAGTGAACTTACAGAGGTTGCTAGTCAACTAATGTCCCTGGTAGGCGAGGATGAAGCCGCTGCTTTGGCTGACAAACTTCAGGATGCGGCTGATAGATACGCTGCATTGGTCGAACGATCGGAATCTCTTGGTAACTTGCTTCAACGTTCGAGACAGGGTTTACGTCATCTGGTACTCAGCTATCAAGAACTTCAGGCTTGGATGGAGGGTATGGAAATCAGATTGTCGAAATACAGAGTGCTGGCCGTGCATACGGAGAAGCTTCTTCAACAAATGGAAGACCTAGCTGACTTGACCGAAGAGGTTTCGACTCGACAGACGGAAGTAGACAGTACCACCGATACTGGATTGGAATTAATGAAACACATCTCGAGCGACGAGGCGCTTCAATTGAAAGATAAACTCGATTCTTTGCAACGGCGATTTAATGATTTGGTTAGTCGAGGTTCCGACTTGCTGAAGCACGCGCAAGAGTCTCTTCCATTGGTGCAACAATTCCATGATAATCATAATCGTTTAATGGATTGGATGCAGGCTGCGGAATCGGCTCTGCAATCAGCCGAACCTCGCGAGGATGAAATTATTAGATTAGAAATGGAAATATCGGAATATAGACCAGTTCTAGACAAGATCAACGCCGTTGGGCCGCAGTTGTCTCAGTTATCTCCGGGTGAAGGGGCGGCGACTATCGAAGCTCTAGTCATCAGAGACAACAGGAGATTCGCCGCCATTGCCGAGCAGATTCAACGAAAGGCTGAGAGGCTTCAGCTGAGTAAGCAACGTTCGCTGGAAGTGATCGGTGATATCGACGATTTACTAGAATGGTTCCATGAAGTGGATAATCAATTGAGGGAAGCAGAACCACCGAGCAGCGAACCGGAAATCATCAGGGTACAATTGAAGGAGCATAAAGCCTTGAACGACGACATATCCAGTCAGAAAGGACGTGTTAGGGATGTTATATCCACGGCAAAGAAGGTGATCCGTGAAAATGGTCAATACGAGGACAAATCTACGATCAGAGAAAATATGGAGGACTTACGAGAAACCATGGAAATCGTATCCGGTCTTTCAATGGATAGACTCGGTGCTCTGGAACAAGCTTTGCCATTGGCTGAACATTTACGCGACACTCACATTGATTTAGTCAGCTGGTTAGAGGAGGCTGAACAACAAGTCGCAATGCTTCCTATGCCTGCTTTAAGACCCGATCTAATAGCCGCCCAACAGGACAAGAATGAGTTCCTCGTGCAGAGTATCAACGAACACAAACCTTTGGTCGAGAAGCTGAACAAAACTGGTGAAGCATTGTTGAAGCTGTGCAATGAAGAAGAAGGTATGAAAATACAGGACATATTGGAAGCAGACACTACTCGATATGCAGCCCTCAGAGCAGAACTTCGTGGTCGACAGCAGACTCTCGAACAAGCACTTCAGGAATCTTCTCAGTTCTCCGACAAGCTGGAAGGAATGCTGCGTGCTCTCTCATCAACTGCCGATCAAGTAAATGGCGCCGAACCGATCAGCGCTCATCCTGGTCGGTTAAGAGATCAGATGGAAGAGAATTCCGCTCTGGTCGACGAATTGGCTCAAAGATCCGAGGCCTATGCGGCTGTGAGGAGGGCCGCCGATGACGTGATCAGCAAGGCAGGTAATAGAGCTGATCCAGCCGTAAAGGACATCAAACGGAAGCTGGACAAATTGAACAAACTATGGAGCGACGTGCAAAAGTCGACGACCGACAGAGGTCAAACGTTAGACGAAGCTTTGGCGATCGCCGAAAAATTCTGGTCCGAGTTGAATGGCGTGATGTCGACTCTGCGAGAGCTTCAGGATGCTCTTGCTGGTCAGGCGCCACCAGCAGCTCAACCTGCTGCCATCCAACAGCAACAGGTTGCCTTGCAGGAGATTAGGCACGAAATCGACCAAACGAAACCAGATGTCGAGCAAGTACGAGCTTCTGGTCACGAGTTGATGGGTCTTTGCGGTGAGCCAGACAAACCAGATGTTAGAAAGCATATTGAAGATTTGGATCAAGCATGGGATAACGTGACTGCCCTATATGCCAGAAGAGAGGAAAATCTGATCGATGCTATGGAGAAGGCCATGGAGTTCCACGAGACCTTGCAAAATCTTTTGGAGTTCCTACAAGAAGCCGAGGACAAGTTCTCCAGTATGGGACTGCTAGGAAGCGACATCGACGAAGTTAAAAAACAGATCAAACAATTGGCCAATTTCAAAGCCGAAGTAGATCCTCACATGGTCAAGGTCGAAGCTCTAAACAG ACAAGCTGCCGAACTGACAGAGAGAACGTCCTCGGAACAAGCTGCGGCCATCAAAGAACCGCTTGGTGCCGTTAACAGACGGTGGGACGGACTGCTTCGAGGTCTCGTGGAGAGGCAAAGACTCTTGGAGAACGCGTTACTACGTCTAGGGCAATTCCAGCACGCTCTAGACGAGTTGTTGGTATGGATCGAGAAGACGGACGACACTTTGGATAACTTGAAGGCCGTTGCCGGCGATCCTCAAGTGATCGAAGTGGAATTAGCTAAACTGAAAGTACTTGTGAATGATATTCAAGCCCATCAGACCAGCGTGGACACTCTGAACGACGCTGGAAGACAGTTAATAGAGGATGGAAAGGGAACAGCCGAAGCTTCGACGACTGCTGAGAAATTAGGCACTTTGAATCGTCGTTGGCGCGATTTGTTGCAACGTGCTGCTGATCGTCAACGAGAACTGGAAGATGCGCTTAGAGAAGCGCAAACCTTTACGGCGGAGATACAGGACCTTTTGTCTTGGCTGGGTGATGTGGACAATACCATAGTAGCTTCGAAACCTGTTGGAGGATTGCCGGAAACGGCTTCAGAACAGTTAGAACGCTTTATGGAAGTGTACAACGAATTGGAACAAAATCGTTTGAAAGTCGAATCGGTTCTTCAACAAGGACAAGCATACTTGAAGCGTGCCGATTCTACTAGTGCCGGTGGTCTGAATCACAACTTGAGGACTTTGAAACAACGATGGGATAATGTGACTGCTCGCGCAAGTGATAAAAAGATCAAGCTTGAGATCGCTCTGAAAGAGGCTACAGAGTTCCACGATGCACTCCAATCGTTTGTCGATTGGTTAACCAACGCGGAGAAGATTCTCACGAATCTGAAACCTGTGTCGAGGGTAATGGAAACTATACTCGGACAGATAGAGGAACACAAAGCGTTTCAGAAAGACGTTGGAGTTCATCGTGAGACTATGCTGAACCTCGATAAGAAGGGCACGCATTTGAAATACTTTTCACAGAAACAGGACGTGATTCTAATCAAAAACTTGTTGATAAGTGTGCAACACAGATGGGAAAGAGTAGTTTCGAAGTCTGCAGAGAGAACCAGGGCTCTTGATCACGGATACAAAGAGGCCAGAGAATTCCACGATGCTTGGTCCAATATAATGAACTGGCTCGACGAAACGGAGAAGACTTTGGACGAGGTTGCCAGTGATGGCGCCCTTGGAGGAAATGATCCAGAGAAGATCAAAGCTAGATTGAATAAGCACCGTGAATTGCAGAAAGCTCTCAGCGCCAAACAGGGTACCTATGACGCAACTATGAAGAATGGAAAATCATTAAAAGACAAAGCGCCTAAAAGCGACGAATTTGCTCTAAAAGAACTTTTGAATGAGTTGAAGAACAAGTGGACCACTGTTTGTGGTAAGTGCGTGGATAGACAGAGGAAGCTCGAGGAAGCATTGTTGTTCTCGGGACAATTCAAGGACGCTATTCAAGCGTTGCTGGAATGGCTTAGTAAGTCTGAGAAGCAGCTGGCGGACACCGGTCCACTTTATGGCGACCTTGATACTGTAATGAATTTGGTTGAACAACATAAGACCTTCGAGAAGGATCTCGAATCCAGAGTCTCTCAGATGGAATCTGTAATCAAAACGGGTCGCGAGCTTCTTGCTAAGGCGACACCTGATGATGCATCTGCTATAGGATCACAGCTTGCTGAAATAAATAATCTTTGGGACACGGTAACCAAGTTGTCCTCTGACAAGACTGAACGACTCCAAGAAGCCCTCAGAGAGGCTGAACGCCTTCACAAGGCAGTTCACGTACTTCTGGAGTGGCTGAGTGATGCTGAGATGAAGCTGAGATTCGCTGGACAGTTGCCGGAAGACGAACAGGAGAGCAGGAATCAGTTGATGGAACACGAAAAGTTCTTGCGTGAATTAAGCaccaaagaaattgaaaaagatcAAACATTGGAGCTGGCTCACGTGATTCTTGCAAAGGCACACCCTGACGGAGCTTTGGTTATCAAACACTGGATCACGATCATTCAGTCCAGATGGGAGGAGGTTTCCACCTGGGCCCAACAAAGGAATCAAAGATTGGAGAATCATATGCGAGGACTTCAG GACCTCGACAATCTTCTGGAAGAACTACTGTCATGGTTAGAAGGTTTGGAGAACACTCTCAACGCTCTCGAAGCTGAGCCTCTACCAGACGATAAAGCTACTTTAGAAATGCTGATTGTGGATCACAGAGAATTTATGGAGAACACCAGTCGAAGACAGAACGAAGTTGACCGCGTCTGCAAAGCCAGACAGATCAAATCTGCGAAAGATACGATGAAGATAACGAAGGCTAAGTCACCTGCTCCAAC CCGAGCCAGCCCAGGCCGTGAGAGAACGCCCGATTTGTTGCCGCACATCGGCCCACGGTTCCCACCCAAAGGAAG CAAAGGTGCCGAACCGGAGTTCCGTAGTCCCAGAGTAAAACTGCTGTGGGACAGGTGGAGACACGTTTGGATGTTGGCGTGGGAACGTCAACGTCGTTTACAGGATAAGTATAATTATATCCAAGAACTGGACCGTGTCGCAAACTTCAGCTGGGAGGATTGGCGCAAGAGA TTCCTGAAATTCATGAACCACAAAAAGTCCAGATTAACAGATCTCTTCAGGAAAATGGATAAGAATAACGACGGACTGATTCCACGGGAGGACTTCATTCAAGGAATCATGAACACCA AATTCGAGACTTCACGGTTAGAAATGGGAGCGGTCGCAGATTTGTTCGATCGCCACGGTGAAGGATTGATAGATTGGAAAGAATTCATCGCAGCTCTAAGACCAGACTGGGAGGAACGCAGAACCTATAACGACACTGACAAGATTCACGATGAAGTGAAACGATTGGTGATGCTTTGTACTTGTCGCCAGAAATTCCGTGTATTTCAAGTTGGCGAAGGAAAATATAGG TTTGGAGACAGTCAAAAGTTGCGGTTGGTTCGGATTCTACGATCGACCGTGATGGTACGAGTCGGTGGTGGATGGGTAGCATTGGACgaatttctattaaaaaatgATCCTTGCCGCG CCAAGGGAAGAACGAATATCGAGCTGCGAGAACAATTCATATTGGCGGATGGCGTCAGCCAGACAATGACGGCGTTCAGATCGAAACCGAGCCCAACCTCGACGCTGCAGCGTACGCCAATCTCATCCGCGAATGCCGGACCCATCACCAAG GTGAGAGAACGCAGCGCTCGCAGCGTTCCCATGGGACAGTCACGAGCATCGCGCTCTTCGTTGAGCGCTGGAACGCCGGACAGCCTAAGCGACAACGAGAGCTCCTTCAAGCTTGGCTCCGCCAGAAAAACAAGTACACCCTACAGAAGCTCTATGACACCGG GCGGTAGTCGACCATCGAGTAGACCAACCTCGAGACCAACGTCCAGACCAACCAGTAGACCCGGAAGTAGGCCCGCATCCAGGCAAGGAAGCAAACCACCGAGTCGCTATGGTTCCACACAGTCGTTGGATAGTACTG ATGATTCGACAAATGTGAGCCGCATTCCACGCAGAACGGCTGTGAGCACGACAGGCAATACTCCCACTTCTAGCAGACACAATAGCGTGTCAGGAAAGCGCTTATCGGTGAACGGTTCGAGCTCACGACCTCGAACGCCCACCGGCCTGGTTAGTCCTGCCAGTGGTGTTCCAGCGAG gTTTGGCACGATCCATAGAGCTTCGAGCATTCCAACCCTGACTGGTGTCGGCACACCGATCAG CCGTTCGAGGATCCCCGTATATGTGGGCACGGATATAAAATCCCCACAATCGACGACCAGCAATATTTCCACTCATTCTACGCAAAGCAACTACTCGACGGTTTCTACCGATTCTACCGG GAGCAGCTCGATGTGTACAAATTCAGCAACTAACACCTCGTCGGCCGTTAAGCGAGCTAG AACAAGGACACCGTCCAGTGGATCGAGCACGCCACTGCCGCCTTCTTTGAAGCTATCGAGGAAACCTTCTGGAGCATCGGATACGTCCGTATCGACCACACCGGCCACTAAACGAAAAGGCAAACC